GGGTGCCGTCGGCATACGAGCCATAGCAGCCGATCGGAATCTGGCAGCCACCCTGGAGGTGACGGAGCAGCGCACGCTCGGCGCGGCAGCAGATTTCTGTGTTGTCGTCGTTGAGCACGCGAACGATCTCGCGAGTCTCGGCGTCATCCGTGCGGGTCTCGATGCCGAGCGCGCCCTGGCCGACTGCGGGAAGCATCACGTCGTGCGGCAGGATTTCGGAGATGCGGTCGCTGAATTCGAGACGGAAAACACCGGCGTAAGCGAGCATCATGGCGTCGAACTCGCCGTCATCGAACTTCTTGAAGCGGGTATTGAGGTTGCCCCTGATGTCGAGAATCTGCAAGTCGGGTCTCATGGAGAGGAGCTGCGACATTCTGCGCAGGGAGCTGGTAGCCATCCTCGCATTCGGCGGAAGGTCTTTCAAACCCTTGCCTGACTTGGAGATAATGACGTCGCGGGTATCTTCGCGCTCGGTGAATGAGGTGATGACCAGACCTTCAGGTGTGCCGGTCGGAACGTCCTTCAGGCTGTGAACGGCCAGATCGATCTCACCGGCAATCAGGTGTTTTTCGATGTCCTTGGTGAACAGGCCCATGTCTCCGATCTTGGAAAGAGGAGAGTCGAGCAGCACATCACCGGTCGTCTTGACCAGCTTGAGCGTGATGTTCATTTCGGGAAAGCGCCTGGAAAGTTCTGCTTTTGTGAATTCAGCCTGCCACAGGGCCAAGGGGCTGGATCGAGTGCCGATGATAAGCTCTTTTTTCAATTCGATGACAGATTGATTTTATTGGAGTGACTGGTTGGGTTCTTCAAGATCGAAGATGTTTCTGACAAGATTGACCTTGCTGGGAATATTGTCGGCGGTATCGACCGGAGCCTTGAGCATCTTGATCGGATGATGCAGAATCTTCTTCAGGATCCTGTCGGTCAGGTGCTCCATGCGGCGCAACTCCTCCTCGCTTACCTTGTAACGGTAGCGTTCGAGCTCTTTCTCCTTGATTTCGATGAACTTCGACTGGAGATCGACGATGGTAGGACGCACCTTGAGGGTGTTGATCCACTGGCCGAAGCCAACCAGCTCCTCGTCGATGATCGCCTTGACTTTCGGCAGCTCGGCGCGGCGGCGTTCGAGGTTCTTGTCGATGATGTGCTTGAGGGCGTCGATGTCCTTGAGGAACATATTCTGCAACTTGCCCACTTCGGGATCGATGTTTCTCGGCAGGCCAAGATCGAGCATGATCACCGGTTTCAGGCGGCGGCGCTGCATGGCCTGCTGCATTTCGGCTTCGTTGAGGATGTACTCCTTGGTGCTGACGGCCGTGATGATGATATCGAATTCGTGCAGGTGCTCCTTGTACGACTCGTACGGAAGCACGCGGTTGGTGCCGAGCTCCTCGGCGAGCGCCTCGGCCTTGGAGAGCGTCCTGTTGGTGATGACGATGTTCCGGGCGTTCTTGGCGTAAATGTGCTTGGCGGCAAGCTCTCCGGTTTCACCGGCGCCGACGAGCAGCACCTTCTTCATGGAGAGGTTGGAGAAAATTTTCTGGGCAAGTTCGACCGCCGCGTAGCTGACCGAAACCGCGCCCTCCATGAGCTTGGTTTTTGTCTTGACCTTCTTGGCGACGCTGAATGCCGTGTGGCAAAGCCTGGTGAGAAGAATTCCGGCGGTTCCGACCTCGGCGGCGATGCGGTAGGCATCCTTGACCTGGCCGAGAATCTGACCTTCGCCAAGCACGAGGGAGTCGATGGCGCTCGACACCTCGAAGAGGTGACGAGCAGTGCCGCAGTAGAAGCGGTTGAAGAAGTGTTCGGGGCGGACATCCTTGCGGGCATCCTTGTAAGAGATCAGGTAATCCTTGAGATAGTCGCAGTTCACTTCTACCATCGCAGGAACTACGTACAGTTCCGTGCGGTTGCAGGTGGACACAACCATGGCTTCGCTTGCCAGTCCGCTCGAAACCAGGTCCGTGACGAATTCCTTGTTCTGAACTTCCGAAAGCGCGATTCTTTCACGGATTTCAATAGGTGCAGTCTTGTGGTTGACACCAACTGAAATGATGTTCATGGCAGGGTTATTTAAATGAGCCGTTCGTAAACCGATCAAAAGAGCTTGGCGGAGTGATCTCCAAAAGTGTGTTAATATACCGCAATGTGCCGAATTTTCAAATCAAGCTTCGGTTAAATCATCATTCCGTGAAAACTTGGCGTAACCAGGCTCATGAAAAACAGGAGCGCCGTGACCAGCACAAAAAGAGCGATGAGCAGGACGGCCATATGTTTGATATCCCATCCGAATAGCGGCTTGATGACCAGGCTGATACCGTAGAGCAGCCAGATGACGATCAGGGAAATCAGTCTTGGCTCGAAGAGGTTGATGGCCTGTCTTGAGGCCTGCTGTTCAAGAATGCCGGCGAAGATGGTGACCGTCAGGAAAAAGAAGCCGAACGCCACGGCGTGCATGATCAGCAGGCCGAGCGCTTCGAGGTTCGGAAGGCGCTGGAAGAGCAGCCCGAAACGGTTGAGACGTATCTGGCGGAAAAGCACCAGGTACATGCCGCTGTACAGTCCGGCGATGGCTACCGAGCTGAAGCCGAAGATTGCCGCGATCAGGTGGACGCCGATGCGCAGGCCGCTGAATGCCGGGCCGGAATCGACGGTTTGGGAACTCAGGATCGATGAAAAGAGCGCCGAGCCGGTAGCAAAGGCGATGACGAAAAAGCCGGTCTTGTCACTTTTCGTGGTGAATTCGATGAACATATAAGTAATGGCGAGGGTCAGCGCCACCATGCTCATGAGGTTGTAGGCCGAGTAGTTCAGCCGGTATCCCGCCGTGGAGGTGAGCAGCCCGAGGTCAGCCACATGCATGACGACGGTGAGAATCAGCGCTGGCTGCTTGAGACTTCCGGCAAGCGGTGTCTCCTTGAAAAAGTGGATGCCATACAGGGCAGTAGTGACGATGTAAAACAGCGGCACTATTTGCGTCAGGGCAAAAAGGAGGCTGTTTTCAAGAAATATATTGGCCATACTCTGAAAAAGGAGGTCGTTTCGTGGAGAGGGTGAATGTAAAATACTTCAGTGGTTACTGCGCCTGGTACGAGTCTGGTTCAATCGACAAAACTGAAAAGAAAAATATCTTCACGCCTCTCCGATGATAATTTCAATGGAAAAAGTGTATATTCGGCCCGATTGAAAAACCAAGGCAATAAAATATACTTATTTATCGCAAAAGATGAGCAGGAAACAGAATATTCGCAATATCGCCATTATCGCGCACGTCGATCACGGCAAGACCACCCTCGTGGACTCCATTTTCAAGCAGACGGGCGCGTTCAGGGAGAACCAGCATGTTGACGTCAGGGTGATGGACTCCAATCCGCAGGAGCGGGAGCGGGGCATTACCATCTTCTCGAAAAACGCAGCCGCGCAGCACAAGGGCTGCAAGATCAACATCGTCGATACCCCCGGTCACGCCGATTTCGGCGGCGAGGTGGAGCGCATCCTGAAGATGGTCGATGGCGTGCTCCTGCTCGTCGATGCCTTCGAGGGGCCGATGCCGCAGACCAAGTTCGTGCTTCGAAAGGCGCTCGAACTCCATCTGAAGCCGATCGTGGTCATCAACAAGATCGACCGCCCGCAGGCAGATCCGGTCAAGGTGCACGATCAGGTGCTCGATCTCTTCATCGCGCTTGGCGCCGACGAGGAGCAGCTCGACTTCCCCTACATTTTCGCTTCCGCCAAGAACGGCATCGCCAAATACAGCATGGACGATCCGGACGGTGACATGAGCCTCCTGCTCGACATGATCGTCAAGGAGCTTCCCGCGCCGGAAGCGGACGATGACGCCGGGTTCCAGATGCTCGTCACCAGCCTCGACTACAACGACTATATCGGCAAGATCGCCATTGGCCGCATCCAGCGCGGCAAGGTCGCGCCCGGCAACCAGCTCACGCTGGTGACGCAGGACGGCATCGTGGGCAAGGGCACAGTCACCAAGCTCTTCCTCTTCGACCGCACGCAGCGCGTCGAGGCGCAGGAGGCGACGGCGGGCGACATCGTCGCGCTTGCCGGTATCGCGGCGGCCAACGTCGGCGAGACGCTGACCACTCCTGACCAGCCCGAACCGCTCGATTCGTTCGAGATCAGCAAGCCGACTCTCTCGATGCTCTTTTCGGTGAACGACTCTCCGTTTGCCGGTCAGGAGGGCAAGGAGGTGACCAGTCGCAAGATCCGCGAGCGTCTCATGAAAGAGATCATGACCAACGTCGCGCTGAACGTCGAGGAGACCGACAGCGCCGACACCTTCAGGGTTTCTGGCCGCGGCGAGCTTCACCTTTCGGTGCTCATCGAGACCATGCGCCGCGAGGGCTACGAGCTGGCGATCTCGCGTCCCGAGGTCATTCTTCGCGAGGAGAATGGCGTGACGCTGGAGCCTGTCGAGCATGTCACCATCGACGTTCCCGAGGAGTACACCGGCGTGGTGATCGAAAAGATGGGGCGCAGAAAGGCCGAGATGACCAACATGAGCACCCTGCGCGGCGGCATGAACCGCCTCGAATTCGAGATTCCGACGCGCGGCCTGATCGGCTACAACCTCGAATTCACCACCGACACCAAGGGCGAGGGCATGATGTCGCACGTGTTTCACAACTACCAGCCCTACAAAGGCAAGCTGCCGTCGCGCGAGTCGGGCGCCCTGGTCTCCGCCGAAACCGGCGTGGCCGTGGCCTATGCGATTTCGAGCCTCGAAGATCGCGGCACCTTCTTCATCGGGCCGAACGCGAAAGTCTACGAAGGCATGGTGGTCGGCGAATCGACCCGCGACCTTGACATCACGATGAACATCTGCAAGACCAAGAAGCTCACGAACATGCGAGCTTCCGGTTCGGACGAGTCGATGCGCCTGACCCCGCCGAAGCGCCTCTCGCTCGAACAGGCGCTCGAGTTCATCAACGACGACGAGCTGCTCGAAGTGACGCCGGAAAACATCCGCATCCGCAAGAAGATTCTCAACGCCGACCTGAGAGCCAAGGCCACCAAGAAAGCCAAAGCGATGGCGTGACGGAGAGAATGATGAATGATGAATGATGAATGATGAATTGAAAAGGCTGCTCCGGGTGGGCAGCCTTTTTTGTTGCTGGGCGGGAGTGAGGAATAAAGAATAGGTCTTATGGGTCGAATAAGTCCTATAGGTCGTATAAGACTTATTCGACCTATAGGTGAGAAATTACGCTTTATTTTATAGCTCGAAGAAGAGCTTGCGCATCGCTTTGCGGGCGGTGGCGATTGCGGCTTTCACCTCCTCTTCGCTGAGGCTGTTCAGCCCGGCGATCTCCGCGGGTGATTTGCCCTCGAATTCCAGCAGCGTGTAAATCTCGCGCTCAGGCTCCGGCAGTTTTTCAATGCAGGCGAGAAGGCGTTGGCGTTCAGGGTCTGGCGCGGAGTTGTTCGTCTTGGCGTCAGGTGCAGGTTGCGCGGCGTCGCCGTCAACGGATGGGCGACGGAACAGCTCTTTCGCCGTCGCGGCTGCGGGGCGTTCCTCGCTGACGTCACCGAAGAGGCGCACGAAATCCCTGAAATCGAGGCCGCTCGCTTCGCAGGGGGTGATGGCGTCGGCGAGGATGTCGGCGGCGAGTTTGCGGAACGGTTCGCCCACTTCCGGCAGTTTGACGGCGAAGTCGAAGCTGTCGTCCATGTCCCGCGCTTCGAGGTTGTAGGGCACCTTCATCAGCACGTTGATGCCCGCCGCTTTCGCGTAGCTTTCGGCCATGCCGCTGCCGTCGTCGCGGTTGACGATGAGGCCAAGCAGGCGCGAGCGTCCGCCGATGGTGCGGAAGTAGTTGTTGGCCTGGCAGATGTTGTTCGAGGTGAAGATCGACTGCCGGTCGTTGCTCGTCACGAGAATCACCTCCTCGCTGAGCGAGCGGGCCAGGGGAGTGGCGAAACCGCCGCAGACCACGTCGCCGAGGAAATCCATCAGAATAATATCGATGTCCCACTCGAAGATGCCGAGCTTTTCGAGCACGTCGAAGCCGGAGATGATGCCGCGCCCGCCGCAACCGCGCCCCACCTGCGGGCCGCCGAGTTCGATGCCGTAGATCGGCTGCGGAAATCCGGGAATGTCGCGCCGGAAGACAATGTCGCTGATCTGTACCTGCTCGTTTTTCGCATTCTTTTCGGCGAACACCTCGGTCACCGTCGGCAGCGAAATGCCGCCGAAGAGCGATGTGGTCGAGTCGTGCTTCGGGTCGCAACCGAGCTGCAGGACGCGCTTGTTCATCATGGCGAAGGTGGCGCTGAGGTTCGTGGTCGTGAAGCTCTTGCCGATGCCGCCCTTGCCGTAAATGGCGATGGTTCTTGGCGCCATAAAGTACTCAGTTGCCCGTGTTGCAGGTTGGAAAGTGCTCTCCCGCCTCGTCGCCATGCTTCCAGTGAATGATCATCTTCAGGCAGTCGGGATCGCTGAATGCCTGCGAATAGGCCTCCATGAGGTTGTCGTCAACCGTGCACTGATGGGTGAATATTTTCTCCGCATTGATCTTGCCCGCGCCGATCAGCTCGCGCACGCGGCGCAGGTCGCCCTTGGCCCACTGGCGGGCGGCGATGAAGGAAAGCTCCTTGTTGAACGCCTGCGAGTAGTCGATGTTCATGCGCTGGTAGTAGCCGCCGAAGATCACCTTGCCGTGGAATTTCAGAAAGCGCAGGCCTGTTTCGATGGCGGTCATGATGCCGGTGCTGTCGATGAGAATGTCGAACTCGTGACCCGCCAGCGCCGCCGACACATCCTGCTTTTCGGGGTTGACCCTGATGTCCGCCGTCGAAACGTCGAGCCTCCGCTGGTGCGGTTCGGTGACCGCCACGAGGCTCGCGCCGAAGCGCTTGGCCAGATCCGCGGCGAGGATGCCCACCGCGCCCTGGCCGAGCACGAGCACCTTGCGGTTCCGCACTTCGGCGAGATCGACGATATGCAGCGCCGTCGCGCCGAGCGGAAGGGCGATGCCGCATTGCGGATTGGCGATGCCGTCGAGCACCGTGATGCTTTCGAGCGGGCAGACCAGGTACTGCGACGCGCCGCCGAAAGCCGCGTTCACATCCTGATAGCCGAACGAACCGGCCACGTAGGCGAACTTGCCGATCAGCCCCTGATTGACGTGATCGCCCGCCTCGACGATCCTTCCGACCGTCTCATAGCCGGGAATGAAGGGAAAGATGAAGGGCGGCGACGGGATCAGGCCGTTCAGGGCCATCTTCTCCGTGCCGGTGCTGATCGACGACCACCAGGTCTCGACCATGACGTCGGTCGAAGAGACCGGTTTGAGGGTCACCTCTCGCAGCTCGATCTGGTTGACACCGCTAAAGACGATGGCTTTGGATTTCTTCGCTTCCATACTGATTCCGGTTTTTCCGTTCATGCCGCGCCGCTGGCCTTGAGTTTCTTCTCGTTATGCTTTTCGAGCAGCAGGCGGATGACGAACTGCGCCGCGTTGATGAGGTAGCTCAGGTAGGCGAGATAGGCGGTCGTGATGAGCATCTGTTCGTCGAGGCCCATCCAGAAGAGGATGAAGTAAGAGATATGCACGATCATGGCGATAGCGCTGCCGAAATCCTCCCAGAAGAACTCGTGAGCGAAGGCGAACTGCCCGAACACCTCGAGCTCGAAGAATCCACCGGTGACGAAGATCAGCACCAGCATGGCGGTTTTCAGGATGACGAAGGTGGTGATCCAGGTGAAATCGGTGATCCAGACGCCCTGCGAGTAGAGGTAGGTGACGGTCAGACCGGCAAGGAAGATGAGGAACTGGATCGGCGCGAGAATTGCCTGCACGGTCGTCCACTTGGACGCATTTCTTTTTTCAAGCTGTTCCGGTGTATAACGGGGCATGGTGGATGATCGGTTCGGTGATGGAAACGGCACGCAACGCGCGCCGGAACGACGGAGAATATAGCAAAATAGGCTGGATGGCAAAACTGCGAGAGATGGGCGACGAGGCAGGTTGCGGGGCGCTGTTGGGGTGGTTCCTTTTCTGTCATTGCGAGGAGCGCAGCGACGTGGCAATCCAGTCGATTTGCTTGAAAATCAGGCGTAATCTTCGTACCTATAATCTGTAAGCCATACCGTCGGGTTTATTTTGTGCCCCTTTCAAGACGGTTCCTGTGCGATGAACAGCAACCGTTTAGCAGTTTTTTGAAATGAACCTAGAAGCATGGTTTACTAATCGACCGCAGTGGCTCCAGATTGCAGTTACTCGGCTACTTCAGCAGCCCGAGCTTACCGACAAGGACGTCTCTGAGCTCGCAATTCTGTGCCAGCAGGAAGCTGCCGGAAAGTTGCCCAAAACAACTACTTCCTTTCCCTCTTCCGCGTTTCTCCAAAACGCTACAGGTAACTTGCGTTTGTGTTCAATCAGTGACGTCGAGGGAGTAAATGCCCTTGCGCCGAAAAAACCACTAGAGTTTGGTAAAAGCAATATCACGATTGTTTATGGCAACAACGGATCAGGCAAATCCGGTTACGTCAGACTCTTAAAGCATGTATGCGGTGCCCGTGAGATGGGCGCCCTTCATCGCAATGTCTATAAACCTGTCTCTGCCATACAGAAAGCTTGCATTTCGTTTGAACAGGATGGCATTCCGAAAAGTCATACATGGTCAGGACAAGGCATCTGCGATGACCTTAATAGCGT
This genomic window from Chlorobaculum limnaeum contains:
- a CDS encoding cytochrome C assembly family protein, which translates into the protein MANIFLENSLLFALTQIVPLFYIVTTALYGIHFFKETPLAGSLKQPALILTVVMHVADLGLLTSTAGYRLNYSAYNLMSMVALTLAITYMFIEFTTKSDKTGFFVIAFATGSALFSSILSSQTVDSGPAFSGLRIGVHLIAAIFGFSSVAIAGLYSGMYLVLFRQIRLNRFGLLFQRLPNLEALGLLIMHAVAFGFFFLTVTIFAGILEQQASRQAINLFEPRLISLIVIWLLYGISLVIKPLFGWDIKHMAVLLIALFVLVTALLFFMSLVTPSFHGMMI
- the bchF gene encoding 2-vinyl bacteriochlorophyllide hydratase produces the protein MPRYTPEQLEKRNASKWTTVQAILAPIQFLIFLAGLTVTYLYSQGVWITDFTWITTFVILKTAMLVLIFVTGGFFELEVFGQFAFAHEFFWEDFGSAIAMIVHISYFILFWMGLDEQMLITTAYLAYLSYLINAAQFVIRLLLEKHNEKKLKASGAA
- the typA gene encoding translational GTPase TypA, coding for MSRKQNIRNIAIIAHVDHGKTTLVDSIFKQTGAFRENQHVDVRVMDSNPQERERGITIFSKNAAAQHKGCKINIVDTPGHADFGGEVERILKMVDGVLLLVDAFEGPMPQTKFVLRKALELHLKPIVVINKIDRPQADPVKVHDQVLDLFIALGADEEQLDFPYIFASAKNGIAKYSMDDPDGDMSLLLDMIVKELPAPEADDDAGFQMLVTSLDYNDYIGKIAIGRIQRGKVAPGNQLTLVTQDGIVGKGTVTKLFLFDRTQRVEAQEATAGDIVALAGIAAANVGETLTTPDQPEPLDSFEISKPTLSMLFSVNDSPFAGQEGKEVTSRKIRERLMKEIMTNVALNVEETDSADTFRVSGRGELHLSVLIETMRREGYELAISRPEVILREENGVTLEPVEHVTIDVPEEYTGVVIEKMGRRKAEMTNMSTLRGGMNRLEFEIPTRGLIGYNLEFTTDTKGEGMMSHVFHNYQPYKGKLPSRESGALVSAETGVAVAYAISSLEDRGTFFIGPNAKVYEGMVVGESTRDLDITMNICKTKKLTNMRASGSDESMRLTPPKRLSLEQALEFINDDELLEVTPENIRIRKKILNADLRAKATKKAKAMA
- the hemC gene encoding hydroxymethylbilane synthase, whose translation is MKKELIIGTRSSPLALWQAEFTKAELSRRFPEMNITLKLVKTTGDVLLDSPLSKIGDMGLFTKDIEKHLIAGEIDLAVHSLKDVPTGTPEGLVITSFTEREDTRDVIISKSGKGLKDLPPNARMATSSLRRMSQLLSMRPDLQILDIRGNLNTRFKKFDDGEFDAMMLAYAGVFRLEFSDRISEILPHDVMLPAVGQGALGIETRTDDAETREIVRVLNDDNTEICCRAERALLRHLQGGCQIPIGCYGSYADGTLKLLAFVGSVDGKTAIRNEATKTVNTPEEAEAVGIELAEVLLSMGAEKILADIRKTR
- the bchC gene encoding chlorophyll synthesis pathway protein BchC — its product is MEAKKSKAIVFSGVNQIELREVTLKPVSSTDVMVETWWSSISTGTEKMALNGLIPSPPFIFPFIPGYETVGRIVEAGDHVNQGLIGKFAYVAGSFGYQDVNAAFGGASQYLVCPLESITVLDGIANPQCGIALPLGATALHIVDLAEVRNRKVLVLGQGAVGILAADLAKRFGASLVAVTEPHQRRLDVSTADIRVNPEKQDVSAALAGHEFDILIDSTGIMTAIETGLRFLKFHGKVIFGGYYQRMNIDYSQAFNKELSFIAARQWAKGDLRRVRELIGAGKINAEKIFTHQCTVDDNLMEAYSQAFSDPDCLKMIIHWKHGDEAGEHFPTCNTGN
- the hemA gene encoding glutamyl-tRNA reductase, whose amino-acid sequence is MNIISVGVNHKTAPIEIRERIALSEVQNKEFVTDLVSSGLASEAMVVSTCNRTELYVVPAMVEVNCDYLKDYLISYKDARKDVRPEHFFNRFYCGTARHLFEVSSAIDSLVLGEGQILGQVKDAYRIAAEVGTAGILLTRLCHTAFSVAKKVKTKTKLMEGAVSVSYAAVELAQKIFSNLSMKKVLLVGAGETGELAAKHIYAKNARNIVITNRTLSKAEALAEELGTNRVLPYESYKEHLHEFDIIITAVSTKEYILNEAEMQQAMQRRRLKPVIMLDLGLPRNIDPEVGKLQNMFLKDIDALKHIIDKNLERRRAELPKVKAIIDEELVGFGQWINTLKVRPTIVDLQSKFIEIKEKELERYRYKVSEEELRRMEHLTDRILKKILHHPIKMLKAPVDTADNIPSKVNLVRNIFDLEEPNQSLQ
- a CDS encoding chlorophyllide a reductase iron protein subunit X, whose product is MAPRTIAIYGKGGIGKSFTTTNLSATFAMMNKRVLQLGCDPKHDSTTSLFGGISLPTVTEVFAEKNAKNEQVQISDIVFRRDIPGFPQPIYGIELGGPQVGRGCGGRGIISGFDVLEKLGIFEWDIDIILMDFLGDVVCGGFATPLARSLSEEVILVTSNDRQSIFTSNNICQANNYFRTIGGRSRLLGLIVNRDDGSGMAESYAKAAGINVLMKVPYNLEARDMDDSFDFAVKLPEVGEPFRKLAADILADAITPCEASGLDFRDFVRLFGDVSEERPAAATAKELFRRPSVDGDAAQPAPDAKTNNSAPDPERQRLLACIEKLPEPEREIYTLLEFEGKSPAEIAGLNSLSEEEVKAAIATARKAMRKLFFEL